aatgacccatttttttaattaaatatgaaaatgaccTGAAATCTACAGTAAAAGTTGGTGGAGCCAAATGATTTGGCGCCACTAATATGTCACGTCAGCtttcatgaaaaaaaataatttacagGTGGAGTCATGTAGAATGGCGTCACCTGTATAAATATCAGAGAAATACTACAATTTCTGAAAATATGGGggactttaaaaaaaatttactattttttGGCGGAGCCAATTAATTTGGCGCCTCCAGATTTGCCTGACAGTCACcctgttactttttaattttttttttaactttttttatattgtttcttttactttttttttgttaagttttatatttttccttatttatttattttatttattttaattttaaaaacttgaaatgcatatttgaaatgttttataatatattttttaaaattttaaatatatattttgaaattatttttaaaattttaaatattatttttaaattatttttaaatttaaattattttcttaaatttaaattattttttaaaatttaaatattatttttaaattgttttataatattaattctaaattgctccaccaaataaaatattaattcttaaaatttaaatttaatttaaaaaagtttgaatatctttaaaattaattttaaaattaataatttataaaattatatttaaaatttaaaaatatttaaaatatatatttaaaatattataaaataaataataaatttgaaaggtcatatctttaaaaataatatattttaaataatttaaaaatcataatttaaaatattataaaagaaattaaaaatatttaatatttaaaaatacatttaaaatattataaaactaataatagatttgaaaggtcatatctttaaaatatttaaatgttttatattattaaaaatatatttaaaatttaaaattgatatttaaagtttaaaaataacatttaaaatttagaaaaataatttcagaaatatatatttaaaatttttaaaaatatatattataaaacatttcaaatatacatttcaatttaaaaattatatattatacaacatttcaaatatacatttcaaattttttaaaattaataataaataaaataagtaaataaaataaataaagataaaagacaaaacttaaaaatagtaaaaaaagaagaagaaacaatatGACAAGAgtagaaaaagtaaaaaaaaaaaaagtaaaaaaagtaaCAGAGTGACTGTCAGGCGAATCTGGTGGCGCCAAATTAATTGGCTGCAccaaaaaatgataattttttttaaagtcccccatattttcaaaaattaaagtatTTCTCTGGTATTTATACAGGTGGCGCCATTCtacatggctccaccaaaaaattaaatttttttcatgGAAGATGACGTGGCATGTTGGTGGTGCCAAATCATTTGGCTCCACCAACTTTTACTATAGATTTCAggtaatttttgtgtttaattaaaaaataggtcattttgataattaattaaattttttgggttatttttataaaaaagtcGTCTTTACACACAaatgtcacatatgtagccaaagctacctttatttcatatcacataaatgctcgctcttgagctaatcacgggcctgctcacacaagttgacggtcAAGACGTAACTATACGGGCTGCTCACGCAAGCTgttaggtatccgcaacacatgccggactacctagccactggtaggacgtacatgaACAGCACCCGAATCACATAATTATATATATCACATGgggtcctagtgacatgtcactcgtatcctattctattcctaaggttcaaccgagattttgtCGCTTATCACATCGTTGTCGAACTTGTCCATAATGTTattcatataattcataaaatattaaattatacaaATAAGAATGCAATAATAAAAAATAACGtttatatttacatacaaacttacctcgaatgcaacaATGGAGAAAAGGACCTAATCATCTAATACTTTGTCTTCCCTCCGGTTCTAGGCTCGAATCTCGTTTTTattgatctataacatcacatttagcttattgaATCATTAAGCTACTCAATACAGCCCAAAATctcattttataaaaatttacattttttcccctaaactttgtcatatttacacttttgcccctaggctcgtaaaataattttcattcaatttatttaaaatacAAGCCtagtcaaattatttttataacaataaaaacccacaatttccattaaaacacacttttactacatatttttataacttttacaaattagtcattttaggcattttcaccgaaaataacttagcaaaagtcgtttaaccAACAACTAACATGcaatttctaccatcaaacatcaaaatacacaaatattcaacatgggaAAAAGTTTAAACTTTGACATCTcttcaaattagtggtagaaataggcagatcttgttacgaggatttcaaaaacgtaaaaatcattaaaaacggggctagaacggacttactatggagcttggaaagcttgaaaaaacccctagccatggtggtcttcaaaatttcggccaaggggttgaagatgagcaaaatttgacttttattttgtttatttaatcatttaattactaaatgaccaaaatgcccctaacttaaaaatattctatttcacctattgcatgtccatttttgtccaaaaaattaaataatggtctaattaccatttaaggacccccaatttaaaatttcataacaattggaaacCTTTAGCTTCTAGacctcaagttttgcactttttacaatttagtccttttgactaaattgagcgcccaaacgtcaaaattttcaaacaaaattttcacaaaacaattccataaaattttagaccataaaaatataataaaataatttttatatgtcgaatttgtggtcccgaaaccactgttccgactaggccaaaaattgggttgttacaattttTGGTTTCATTACATATTCTGTTCAGAAATTGTTGAGTTCcacaatattaaaaaaattaggaTATTTTATGTTTTGGATTAGAAAGATTTAAATATGACATTAGAAGCTGTTAAAATACtggaaaaattaattaattttattcatCACCTAATGTACTGTACTTATACTCAATAATTAACTAACTTCCTAACAACAAATTTAATTAGTTACATGCTAACTAACTAGATAACTGATCCTTTTAACACTCCCCCTCGGTTAAAATGTTTGCTTGTTGATCTTTAGTTGAAACATGAAATGCCTGCACAACACCTTTTTGTATTTTTCACACACAAAATGACAATCGATCTCGATGTGTTTCGTTCTTTCATGAAACATTGGGTTAGCAGCAACTTGCAACGCCACTTGACTATCATAAAACATGCTGCAGGAATCTCGTGTTTGATTCTAAGCTCTTCAATCAACCCTTTAAGCCATACCAACTCAGTAACAGTGGAAGCCATGCACCTATACTCGACTTCTGTTGAAGAACGTGCCACTGTATTTTGCTTCTTCGATTTCCAGCAAATCAGAGAATCACCTAACTTGATATAATATCCAGTAACAGACCTGCGTGTCATGAGACAGCTTGCCCAGTCTGAATCACAGTATGCATTCAACATTGGATTTGAACTAGCTGATAAGAAAATTCCTTGTCTTGGATACTGTCAAACATATCTAACAATCCGTAAGGCTGCCTCATAATGAACCTCTTTATGAGCTTGCATGAATTGACTTAGATGTTGAACTGCAAAAGTAATGTCCATATGCGTATGAGTCAAGTAAAGCGATCTGCCTATCAACCTCTGATAAATTGTAACATCTTCTAACATCTCGTCCACTGTATTCCCATGAACCTCTTTATCATAGTCTGCTGTAGTATACTTTACATTCTGCTCAAGTAGTGTTGAAGCACAACGTGCTCCCTCTAGACCCAAATCAGCTATCAACTCGAGCGCATATTTCCTTTGATATAACACAATGCCTTTCTTGGAACGAACCACTTCAATGCCAAGGAAATACTTAAGATGCCCAAGGTCCTCTATCTTGAAGTTGAGGTGTAAAATGCCGTTGAGTTCTTCAACCATTTTTCCATCATTCCCAGTAATTAGAAGATCATCAACATATATGAGCAGTAATACTATTTTGTCTCCTTTAACTTTGGTAAACAACGAATAATCATGTAGACTCTGAATATATCCATTATAAACAAGAGCTTCAGTCAGCTTTAATTCCATTGACAAGAAGCTTGCTTCAAATGATATAATGATTTAAACAGCCTACAAACCCGAGATTTAGACTCCCCCTAGTTGCGAAAACCCTCAGGCATGGACATATATGCTTCTTCATGCAAATCACCCCGAAGAAAAGCGTTGAAGATGTCCACTTGAAATAATGACCAGCTAACATGGTTGCCAAAGAAATAACAATACGCACAGCAACCTACTTTTCCATAGGAGAAAAAGTTTCATGAAATTCAATCCCTTCACACTGATTATAAACCTTAGTAACCAAGCGTGCCTTAAACCTTTCAACTGAGCCATCTGAATTATACTTCACCTTATACACCTATTTGCAGCCAATTGGTTTTTTACCAGGGGTAAATCAACCACCTCCCACGTGCCATTTTCCTCAAGATCTTGTATTTCCTGCTGCATGGCTTCAATCCATCTCTTGTCACTAATTTCCATCTGATAGGTGTGGGGTTCAGCAATAGAAGACAAGAAGATGGTAAACAAATGAGAATGAGAGGGTAAATGAGCATAAGAAATAGAGTCAGATATAGGATATGTACTTGTAAGCAAAGTAGTAGATGAAGAAGGATTGGTGGAACAAAAAAAGTCTGATAACCAAGAAGGAGGTTTAGAGACTCTCGAAGACCTACGCAAAGGTGGTTGACTAGAAGGAGCAGTGGGTGACATAGTAGGAAAGAGACCAATAGGCGAATGATCTGCAAAAAGATCAGAGGATGACTCAGCCAGTGACCTAAGTGATGCACCACTAGCATcaggaaaaggaaaagaaacacTCTATGGTGTAAAAGGTTCCTGAAGTTTTTTATGCATAGGAATGAAAAAGATATGAAGAAAATCATAATCAAGCTCGTGTGAAGATGAAGAAACAGGAAATAAAGGAGAATTTGTATAAAGTGACTAAAAAGGAAATAAATTCTCATGAAATATAACATCACAACTAACAAAGAAAGTCTTGGAATGAATGTTAAAAAGCAAGTAACCTTTTTGAACAGTTGAATACCCCATGAAAACTGATGGAATAGCTTTAGATGTGAATTTATCATGATTGTTAAGCACTATTGCAAAGCAAAGACAGCCGAAAACTCGAAGGTGAGACAAATCTGGAACCCTATTATGAAGCATTTCAAAGGGTGACTTCCAATCTAAAACGGAGGTAGGTAACAAGTTAATCAAATTGCAGGCTGTCAAGACACATTCACCCCAAAATTTTATGGGTACATGGGACTGAAATTTAAGTGCAAGGGCTACATTGAGAAAATGTTTGTGTTTACGTTCTGCTACCCCATTTTGTTGCGGGGTATGCACACATGAGCTTTGATGGACAATTCCTTGTGAAGAAAAAAATTCTTTCCCTGCATGATTAAAAAACTCCAAACCATTGTCGCTCTTAATGGTTTTAATGGAAGTAGAACGATGATTTTGAACATAGGCAACAAACTGTTGTAAAATAACTATGGCATCACTTTTAAGACGAAGAAGATATACCCATGTTATTCTAGTGAAGTCATCTACTAGTGTGAGAAAATATCTATGCCTACTATGTGTTGATACACAATATGCACCCTATAAATCAATGTGTATAAGAGAGAAAGGTTGTTCTTCTCGTCTATGACTAATAAGAAAAGGTAAACGTGACTGCTTTGCAAGAGGCATACACTACAGTGCTTAACATGATCACCATTAATGAGATTAGAATCAAATTGAGACATTTTATTCGTAGTACTTAAGGAAGAATGGCCAATTCGAGCATGCCATAAAACACCAGAATTGGATATATGTGGTAATGAACTAGATGAAACACACGAATtcaaattagaattgaaaacaATGATTGAATAGACTGATTTTGAGTTGATGACAAagttggtgaatgaaatgtgtaTAGACTTACTTTGACTCTACCAATCCCCTTCATCTTTCCACTAAAAAGGTCCTGTATAAGACAAAAATGTGGATAAAAAAGAACACAACAGTTTGGTTCTTTGGTGAGTTGAGAAACAAACAAGAGATTAAAATGAAAATCTGGTacatgtaaaactttggatagggTATGCATGGGAGTCAGTGAATAAGTTTCAACATGAACAATTTTGGCTGTTTTACCATTTGGCAGTTGAACAAAAGATGGTGAATCACATTCAGCAGGTGAATGCATTAAATGTCATGTGATTGGTAGCTCCTGTGTCAAGAATCCAATCCAGTGATGAGGGACCAAAACTAGTACCTGTCATATGAGCTAATGTCTGCACCCCAGATCCTTTTCCCAATAGCTCCAGAATCTGTTGATACTGCTCAGGCGTAAACACAGGTATCTGAGAATAGCTCGAATTCACACTACCAGCAGAAATAGAATCCGAACTTATATCTGTGATAACTACAGTATTGGCAGAAGTTCCCTTCTTGTTTGTAAACTTAAAATCCGTAGGATAGCCAATCAACTTATAACATGTTTCTTTCTTATGACCTTTGATATGGCAATAATCACAAGTCCCATTAAAATGTTTTTTAGATTGCACTGGTTGGTTAGATGCAGCAGAATATAATGTAGTAGATTCAGAAATCAACAAGATTTTTTCAGCATTATGACGCTGCCTTTCCTCTTGAATAAGCAAAGAATATGCTTGGTTAACTGATGGCATGGATTTCATAAGCAAAATCTAGCTACAACTGTCGAATAAGACTCATTTAATCCCATAAGAAACTGGAATAACCTCAGTTgcttcaaattttcaatattcTTTTTCATAGATTCACAGTTGCAAATAGCAAGGGAAGCAATAGCATCATATTCATCCTACAATAATCGAAGTATCCTGTGATAAACCGAAATAGATGAGTACCTTGAACGTGCGTAACAATCTCTCGATACAAGAAATAAATTCGAGATGCATCCACCTTATCAAAATGCTCATTCAAATCAGACCACACAAGGGCTGTACTGGATGCAAAAACTATCCCAGCAGAAAGCTCTTGGCTGACAGAATTCAAGATCCAAGATAACACCA
Above is a genomic segment from Gossypium arboreum isolate Shixiya-1 chromosome 8, ASM2569848v2, whole genome shotgun sequence containing:
- the LOC108468239 gene encoding uncharacterized protein LOC108468239 encodes the protein MVSPSAMQIDPSNLLYLRPSDTPGTLLVSHKLTGVEDYNIWSRSMRIALLAKKNQELSAGIVFASSTALVWSDLNEHFDKDEYDAIASLAICNCESMKKNIENLKQLRLFQFLMGLNESYSTVVARFCL